In a single window of the Littorina saxatilis isolate snail1 linkage group LG5, US_GU_Lsax_2.0, whole genome shotgun sequence genome:
- the LOC138966181 gene encoding uncharacterized protein: MEDAEDKDDGQTEKQCPPVIKAASTTTTTASTSETSAATSAKDNTVPEATADQTLSGGSHTEDTAAAEKRSIKNDVTSETPKQKHDDVKPKPEGAHDASAAKGDAQATDTAPQTPKEDPSKRPKAKAKEEDEVITVSTEDLKAAAQTLQKYGRVILCGPPGTGKTSLAYALLNVFGQQGYVAKMSTIMCGACHMGLTEGGGPKRICLVDGMMGETRAHRETYYDCRSFLFNTQRVVSRTEFNALLVVTVLPHILKDVEVLDMGTHAPLADPRVVMRLTRNPVQPELPFVPRVENFVPLLNRMLRDTAMGNTLSALLGLTMQGEGFFLHHPPPIQKKLEEMGYRDVSCYGLAEYEDLLRGFIFADQGKGFASRTVYEGAGLALGRAYAINMLLRSCDAEFLTKYVRNDPDAKDTLTSVVIPMHGGYRRELMTQRLYEELTQGKVMEICQHPSLAYLVVLQELQEHCSAQKNFTQRLMSAVDAENGLPLLYWSVWNPSPHLNHWCLTELNRQVKREKVLTQHVLASLLASVLFAESGDSSLVEAAEIVKQVSRLKFKPDAELLRLTFPVPTVRKEDAGERLEQVKTRLKTSLRYLEDPAYPVPSSLLSVDVSDEGIRVELPSHAWYLVLRLLTDREGEEADEKGNTILHVAADVGDLGVIRLVLNTRASVTARNTKGFTPPQLAALRKPSSGKGGEAAALPSPADLHAACKKGDVEQVKVILCQGVSVDGKDDKGNSPLHTAIREGHAELVSLLAQLDADMNAPNEEGATPLHEASASGKQDLARMLLENGARVNATDVQGFTPLHAACSQGHTGIAALLIEKQAEINAKNKEGKSPLLSACQNGHAETAQLLLKLQADVNAANKSGNTALHKACEMGNADIVGILLQHNADVTVKNDDNLTALHAACKGGNVDIVSLLIEHNADIHHVNPLGETVLHIACKESSFNIVNLLLQNSAGVNAVSTSGDTALHKACERGNTELVGLLLQQHVEVNTKNQAGDTALHKACNEGNAEIVRLLLDKGAQVNAMNEKGDTALHTACEWSDLSYLLETVCQVSQEASEQRKAEIVSVLLQHNADVSVKNSRGKSPADMVRDMEHKGPVFADLLSRAG, encoded by the exons ATGGAAGATGCGGAAGATAAGGATGACGGCCAGACAGAAAAGCAGTGTCCGCCTGTCATCAAGGCTGCGTCGACGACAACAACCACTGCATCAACATCAGAAACTTCTGCAGCAACCTCTGCGAAAGACAACACAGTCCCTGAAGCAACGGCCGATCAGACACTGAGCGGTGGCTCTCACACCGAGGATACAGCAGCTGCTGAGAAAAGGTCAATCAAGAATGACGTCACGTCAGAAACGCCGAAACAAAAACACGATGACGTCAAACCAAAGCCGGAGGGCGCACATGATGCTTCTGCGGCAAAAGGCGATG CTCAAGCCACAGACACAGCCCCGCAAACACCAAAAGAGGACCCGAGCAAACGACCCAAAGCAAAAGCCAAAGAAGAGGACGAGGTCATCACAGTGAGCACGGAAGACCTAAAGGCTGCGGCCCAAACCCTCCAGAAGTACGGTCGCGTCATTCTGTGCGGACCTCCTGGGACCGGTAAGACCTCTCTGGCGTACGCCCTGCTCAACGTGTTCGGCCAGCAAGGCTACGTGGCCAAGATGAGCACCATCATGTGCGGCGCCTGCCACATGGGGCTCACTGAAGGAGGGGGACCCAAAAG GATCTGCCTTGTGGACGGGATGATGGGGGAGACGCGGGCCCACCGGGAAACCTACTACGACTGTCGAAGCTTCCTCTTCAACACCCAGCGCGTGGTGAGCAGGACCGAGTTCAACGCGCTGCTCGTGGTCACCGTGCTGCCCCACATCCTCAAGGACGTGGAGGTGCTCGACATGGGGACCCACGCCCCGCTGGCAGACCCCCGGGTGGTCATGCGCCTCACGCGCAACCCCGTGCAGCCCGAGCTGCCCTTTGTGCCCAGGGTGGAGAACTTTGTGCCGCTGCTGAACCGCATGCTGCGAGACACCGCCATGGGCAACACGCTGTCCGCCCTGCTGGGCCTCACCATGCAGGGGGAAGGCTTCTTCCTGCACCACCCGCCGCCCATACAGAAGAAGCTCGAGGAAATGGGCTACCGCGAT GTGTCGTGCTACGGTCTGGCTGAGTACGAGGACCTCCTGAGGGGCTTCATCTTCGCCGACCAGGGCAAAGGCTTCGCCAGTCGCACCGTGTACGAGGGCGCGGGGCTGGCGCTCGGCAGAGCTTACGCCATCAACATGCTGCTCAG GTCATGCGACGCGGAGTTCCTGACCAAGTATGTGAGGAACGACCCTGACGCCAAGGACACGCTGACCAGTGTGGTCATCCCCATGCATGGCGGGTACCGGAGGGAGCTGATGACCCAGCGACTGTACGAGGAGCTGACCCAAGGCAAGGTGATGGAGATCTGCCAGCACCCCTCCCTGGCCTACCTCGTCGTGCTGCAAGAACTGCAGGAGCACTGCTCAGCGCAGAAGAACTTCACCCAGCGCCTGATGAGCGCGGTGGACGCTGAGAACGGTCTGCCCCTGCTGTACTGGTCCGTGTggaacccctccccccacctcaaCCACTGGTGCCTCACCGAGCTCAACCGCCAGGTGAAGAGGGAGAAGGTCTTGACCCAGCACGTGCTCGCGTCGCTCCTCGCCTCTGTGCTCTTCGCGGAGTCCGGAGACAGCTCGCTGGTGGAGGCCGCTGAGATCGTCAAGCAGGTCTCCCGCCTCAAGTTCAAGCCGGACGCGGAACTTCTGAGACTGACGTTCCCCGTGCCTACCGTGAGGAAGGAAGACGCAGGGGAGAGGCTGGAGCAGGTGAAGACTCGCTTGAAGACTAGCTTGCGTTATCTGGAAGACCCGGCGTATCCTGTTCCTTCCTCTCTGCTGTCCGTGGACGTGTCAGACGAGGGTATCCGCGTGGAGCTGCCGAGTCACGCCTGGTACTTGGTCCTCAGGCTGCTGAcggacagagagggggaggaagCTGACGAAAAGGGCAACACAATTCTGCACGTCGCTGCGGACGTTGGAGATTTGGGCGTCATCCGGTTGGTCTTAAACACCAGAGCCTCAGTGACGGCGAGGAACACGAAAGGCTTCACGCCTCCCCAGCTCGCCGCCCTGAGAAAACCCTCATCAGGAAAGGGAGGTGAAGCAGCTGCTCTGCCCTCGCCTGCTGACCTCCACGCCGCGTGCAAGAAAGGCGATGTGGAGCAGGTTAAGGTCATTCTTTGCCAAGGAGTCAGCGTCGATGGGAAGGACGACAAGGGCAACTCGCCGCTTCACACAGCAATCCGTGAAGGTCACGCTGAACTGGTGTCCCTGCTAGCTCAGCTGGATGCTGACATGAACGCGCCCAACGAGGAGGGAGCGACTCCTCTGCATGAAGCGAGTGCCTCGGGCAAGCAAGACCTGGCCAGGATGCTGCTTGAGAACGGCGCTCGCGTCAACGCTACAGATGTACAAGGCTTCACGCCTCTTCATGCCGCCTGCAGCCAGGGACACACTGGAATAGCGGCTCTGCTGATTGAGAAGCAGGCCGAAATCAACGCCAAGAATAAGGAGGGCAAGTCTCCTTTGCTGTCAGCCTGTCAGAACGGCCACGCTGAAACCGCGCAGCTTCTGCTGAAGCTCCAGGCCGATGTCAACGCTGCCAACAAGTCAGGCAACACAGCGCTGCACAAAGCGTGTGAAATGGGCAACGCTGATATCGTCGGCATACTGCTTCAACACAACGCCGACGTGACTGTGAAGAATGATGATAACCTGACAGCGTTGCACGCAGCTTGCAAGGGAGGTAACGTTGACATCGTCAGCTTGCTTATTGAGCACAACGCCGATATTCACCACGTGAACCCTCTGGGCGAGACAGTTTTACACATTGCGTGCAAAGAAAGCAGCTTCAACATTGTCAATCTACTGCTTCAGAACAGCGCTGGAGTGAATGCCGTAAGCACATCTGGCGACACAGCGTTACACAAAGCGTGCGAGAGAGGCAACACTGAGCTTGTGGGTCTGCTACTCCAGCAACACGTCGAGGTCAACACTAAGAACCAAGCTGGTGACACGGCTTTACACAAAGCTTGTAATGAAGGCAATGCAGAGATCGTCAGGTTGCTGTTGGATAAAGGTGCTCAGGTCAACGCCATGAACGAGAAGGGTGACACTGCGTTGCACACGGCTTGTGAATGGAGCGACCTTAGCTATCTTCTCGAGACTGTTTGTCAAGTCTCACAAGAGGCGTCCGAGCAACGCAAAGCTGAGATCGTTAGCGTGCTACTTCAGCATAACGCGGACGTCAGCGTCAAAAACTCGCGCGGGAAGTCCCCGGCTGACATGGTGCGAGATATGGAACATAAGGGTCCTGTTTTCGCGGACCTGTTGAGTCGTGCGGGTTAA